A window from Nodularia sp. NIES-3585 encodes these proteins:
- a CDS encoding glutathione S-transferase family protein, with product MIVVHHLNNSRSQRVLWLLEELDIEYDIKFYERDQKTMLAPASLRQVHPLGKSPVITDAEVTVAESGAIIEYIVESYGNGQLIPKSGTPERLRYTYWLHYAEGSAMPPLVMNLIFNRFGAGDSRANDAFITPQIKLHFDYIEAELGKSTWFVGEEFTAADIQMSFPLELVAMQAELIESRPKIKQFIERIHARPAYERALERGGKYNYANSV from the coding sequence ATGATCGTTGTCCATCATCTCAACAACTCGCGCTCACAGCGTGTGCTATGGCTACTTGAAGAATTAGACATCGAATACGATATCAAGTTCTACGAACGTGACCAGAAAACGATGTTAGCACCAGCATCGCTGCGCCAAGTCCATCCGCTTGGCAAGTCACCAGTGATTACAGATGCAGAAGTGACTGTTGCTGAGTCGGGTGCTATCATCGAATACATAGTAGAGAGCTACGGCAATGGTCAGTTAATCCCAAAATCCGGTACGCCAGAGCGTTTGCGCTACACATATTGGCTGCATTACGCCGAAGGTTCGGCAATGCCACCTCTGGTAATGAACCTCATCTTTAACCGCTTTGGGGCAGGGGATAGCAGGGCAAACGACGCATTTATCACGCCCCAAATTAAGCTTCACTTTGATTACATAGAAGCTGAACTTGGTAAGAGTACGTGGTTTGTAGGCGAAGAATTTACCGCCGCCGATATCCAAATGAGCTTTCCTCTGGAATTGGTTGCTATGCAAGCCGAACTCATTGAGAGCCGACCAAAGATTAAGCAATTTATCGAACGCATCCATGCACGACCTGCTTACGAACGCGCCCTTGAACGTGGAGGCAAATACAACTACGCCAACAGCGTTTAA
- a CDS encoding NF041680 family putative transposase, with the protein MKCAKLKEFRQAAYNHLGRAHDVTFELMDAILLTRNAYSLADLSLSPVFRRKWPSIYEALQDSRPQRQKLMQLYIKQVPTQERLLLVGDHTAWSRPDAVTLQERTIEHSSVTVAGNKPITIGHGYSTIAWIPEDSGSWALPLRHERITSWENPIQKATWQLQQVCENLPTRPISVWDSEYGCAPFLLKTANIKADILVRLRSNLCLWSAPPPYCGKGRPRKHGDKFKLNESSTWSEVTQSLEVNHPKLGRVKVRLWSNLHFRKTATRPMSLIRVERLDEQGNLRGSKPLWLAWVGEQMPTLEEVWQLYLRRFTVEHWYRFLKQRLHWTLPKLSTPKQCDRWSDLMPLMTWELWLARDIVTDNPLPWQKSLDKMTPGRVAQAMGSIFAVIATPARSPKPRGKSPGWKTGQPRQRRIRYPIVKKTTTKPRKKQPEPV; encoded by the coding sequence ATGAAATGTGCCAAACTAAAAGAATTCCGTCAAGCAGCGTACAACCACTTAGGTAGAGCGCATGATGTAACTTTTGAACTAATGGATGCAATATTGCTGACTCGTAACGCCTACAGTTTGGCAGATTTATCGCTATCACCAGTATTTAGACGGAAGTGGCCAAGTATCTATGAGGCATTACAAGATAGCAGACCACAGCGACAAAAGTTGATGCAGTTATACATCAAACAAGTGCCAACGCAGGAACGTCTGTTGTTAGTAGGTGACCATACCGCCTGGTCGCGTCCGGATGCAGTAACCCTACAAGAAAGGACAATTGAACACAGCAGTGTCACAGTAGCGGGAAACAAACCAATTACCATTGGTCACGGATATAGCACCATTGCTTGGATACCAGAAGATTCGGGGAGTTGGGCGTTACCCTTAAGACATGAGCGAATTACCAGTTGGGAAAACCCGATACAGAAGGCAACTTGGCAACTACAACAAGTGTGTGAAAATTTACCAACTAGACCAATTTCGGTTTGGGATAGTGAGTATGGCTGCGCCCCTTTCTTGTTGAAGACGGCCAATATCAAAGCAGACATTCTTGTCCGGTTGCGTTCAAATCTTTGTTTGTGGAGCGCACCACCGCCATATTGTGGGAAGGGAAGACCCAGGAAGCACGGTGACAAATTCAAACTGAATGAATCCTCTACATGGAGCGAAGTCACTCAAAGTTTAGAGGTGAACCATCCCAAGCTAGGAAGAGTCAAGGTGAGGTTATGGTCAAATTTACACTTCCGTAAAACTGCTACACGCCCCATGTCCCTCATCAGGGTTGAACGTCTAGATGAACAAGGCAATTTGAGGGGATCAAAACCTTTGTGGTTGGCTTGGGTTGGGGAACAAATGCCGACCTTAGAAGAAGTTTGGCAACTTTACCTGCGGCGCTTTACTGTTGAACATTGGTATCGTTTTTTAAAGCAACGCCTACACTGGACATTGCCCAAGCTTAGTACCCCTAAGCAATGTGACCGTTGGAGCGACCTCATGCCTCTAATGACTTGGGAATTGTGGTTGGCTCGTGATATCGTTACTGACAACCCTCTACCCTGGCAGAAGTCATTAGACAAAATGACCCCTGGAAGGGTTGCCCAGGCGATGGGGAGCATTTTTGCGGTGATTGCTACTCCTGCCCGTTCACCCAAACCTCGTGGAAAGTCTCCAGGTTGGAAGACCGGACAACCTCGCCAACGTAGAATTCGCTATCCCATAGTCAAAAAGACTACAACAAAACCCCGCAAAAAGCAGCCGGAACCTGTTTAG
- a CDS encoding endonuclease NucS domain-containing protein, which yields MLAGAALRKTGEGWEFASEFALEDFIWDNLQQLLGFTPLKRQYAVKGEVCDILALNETRQLIIIELKNAEDRYVIQQLTRYYDNLLDDQPFAEQIVGLLKIIWSTQ from the coding sequence ATGCTAGCTGGTGCTGCTTTAAGAAAAACGGGTGAGGGTTGGGAATTTGCATCAGAATTCGCACTAGAAGATTTTATTTGGGACAACCTACAGCAGTTATTAGGATTTACCCCGCTAAAGCGACAGTACGCTGTTAAAGGCGAGGTCTGCGATATCTTGGCATTGAACGAGACGAGACAATTAATAATTATAGAACTTAAAAACGCCGAAGATAGGTATGTTATTCAGCAGTTAACTCGCTATTATGACAATTTGCTAGATGACCAACCATTTGCCGAACAAATCGTAGGCTTACTGAAAATCATTTGGTCAACTCAATGA
- a CDS encoding restriction endonuclease, producing MQAQKKWKIYEEVTKQLLQDIKYFVGISHVESKQKIQGQSGTKWEVDVIAYDNNTGKTILVECKNWKNTVSQETLGGFAYRIKDTDSEGGIIVTTIGLQEGASKIAQHEKITEIKLTIEITDYDDDYIAKLSNQIFIKLTDTMPGCSVIPGISSVTITPYKFSNSSDIEVADTLNS from the coding sequence ATGCAAGCACAAAAGAAGTGGAAAATTTATGAAGAAGTTACAAAGCAATTGTTACAAGATATTAAATATTTTGTAGGAATAAGCCATGTAGAATCAAAACAAAAAATTCAGGGACAATCTGGCACTAAATGGGAAGTTGATGTTATTGCCTATGACAACAATACAGGTAAAACAATTTTGGTGGAATGCAAGAACTGGAAAAACACTGTATCACAAGAAACATTAGGAGGTTTTGCATACAGAATAAAAGATACCGATTCAGAAGGGGGAATAATTGTAACAACAATCGGACTTCAAGAAGGTGCAAGTAAAATAGCCCAGCATGAAAAAATAACTGAAATTAAATTAACAATTGAGATAACAGATTATGACGATGACTACATTGCAAAATTAAGTAATCAAATATTTATTAAGCTTACTGATACTATGCCCGGATGTAGTGTTATTCCTGGTATATCATCTGTGACAATTACTCCCTATAAATTCTCAAATTCCTCAGATATTGAAGTAGCAGACACTCTAAACTCATAA
- a CDS encoding EVE domain-containing protein codes for MTYWLFQGNPKYYRIIDGIRDFEQMPWLVTRYAKDISPGDGVLIWKSGDKAGMLYGSNLSN; via the coding sequence ATGACCTATTGGCTATTTCAGGGCAACCCCAAATATTACCGCATCATAGACGGTATCCGCGACTTTGAGCAGATGCCCTGGCTTGTCACACGCTATGCCAAAGACATTAGTCCTGGTGATGGGGTGCTGATTTGGAAATCAGGGGATAAGGCGGGAATGCTTTACGGCTCTAATCTCAGCAATTAG